A segment of the Streptomyces sp. NBC_00376 genome:
GGAGGGAATTCGGCGGGCCGCCCGAACGGGTCGTGGCCGCCCTGCACGACGAACGTGGGCACTCCGGAGCCGAGCAGCTCGTCCGCGCGGGACTTCTCCGGCTTGCCCGGCGGGTGCAGCGGGAAGCTGAGCGCGAGGACGGCGTGGGCGCCGAGCTCCGCGGCGGTCCGGCAGGCCACCCGGGCCCCGGCGCTCCGCCCGCCCGCGACGACGGGCAGTCCGGGCGCGGTGAGCGCGGGCCACAGCCCCCGCCACCCGGTGTCCAGGGTCTTCGGGGCGGGCGCCAGCCGCTTCCCGGCGACCCGCCACGGCTGCTCCACCAGGGCCACGGTCACCCCGTGGGCGGGCAGCGCGGCGGCCAGGGCCTGGAGGTCGCGGGCCTCGATGCCGCCGCCCGCGCCATGGCCGAGGGCCAGCACCAGGCGGGCGCGGCCCGCCTTCGTGGTGCCCGTCGCGGGGAACCAGGTGATCCTGGCCGGTCCGGCGTCGGTGTCGATCGTTTCGGCCCGGCGGCCGGTGTCTGTAGTGCTCACGTGCCCCATCCTCCCCGCCGGGAGCTCAGAAGAGGGTGCCCACTTCCGGCGCGGCCAGTTCTTCCAGCAGTTCGGGCCCGTTGTTGCGGACGTTGCTGACGGCCGTGGCCACCGGATAGGCCCGCATCAGCCCGCCCGGCGGCGGTGCGAGCAGCGCCTTCAGCTCCTCGACGTCGGTGCGCGAGGGGTCGAGCCAGTCGTCCCAGCGGTCCGGGGTCAGCATCAGCGGCATCCGGGGGTGGATGTCGGCGAGCGTGGCCGGACCGTCCGCGGGGGCGACGGCGAGCGGGGTGGTCTCCGCCTCGGTCGTGATCACCGTGCACGTCGCCCACCAGGCCATCGGGTGGTCGTCGGGCAGCGTCCGGTCGCGCCAGAACTCGTACAGCCCGGCCATCGCGAAGACCGATCCGTCGGCGGGGGTCACGAAGTACGGCTGCTTGCGCGGGCGCTTCTTCTTCTCCTTCTCCTCCAGCTGCCGTTCGTCCGCGCCGGTGACCCACTCGTAGTAGCCGTCGGCGGGCAGGATGCAGCGCCGGGAGACGAAGGGGCGGCGGAAGGACGGCTTCTCGTGGACGGTCTCCGCGCGGGCGTTGATCATCCGTGCGGCGCCCTCCGGGGACTTCGCCCAGGACGGCACGAGCCCCCATTTCAGCGCGCGCATCTGGCGAACCGGACGCTGGTCGTCTGCGTCTTTGAGAGGACGCTCCAGTACGGCGTAGACCTCCTTGGTGGGCGCCACGTTCCAATCGGGCGCCAGGGCCTCGGCCGGCTCCCACTTCTCGACCTGGAAGAGTCCGGTCAGGTCCTCGGGCCGCCGACTCGCTGAATACCGTCCGCACATGAGTGCCAGACTGCCACGACCGGCACACCGGCAGGACGCCGATACCGCAAGCCGATACCGCAAGGAGCCGCCCGCACCATGGACAGCACCGAACTGGGCAACCTGTGGGACCGCGTGTTCGGCACCCAGCCCGCCCCCGAGCAGTGGCTGGTGGTGGTCACCGGCACGCTCGCACTGATCGCCGTCGTACCGAACCCGATATGGCGGCTGACCCGCAATGCGATCACCATCGCGCACGAGGGCGGCCACGGGCTGATCGCGCTGCTCACCGGCCGGCAGCTGTCCGGCATCCGGCTGCACTCGGACACCAGCGGCCTGACCGTCAGCCGCGGCAAGCCGACCGGGATCGGCATGATCCTCACCGCGGCCGCCGGCTACACCGCCCCGCCGCTGCTGGGCCTGGGCGGCGCGTGGCTGCTGGTCGACGGCAGGATCACGCTGCTGCTGTGGGTGGCCACCGCGCTGCTCGCGGTGATGCTGGTGATGATCCGCAATGTGTACGGGGCGCTGACGGTGATCCTCACCGGCTCGGCCTTCCTGCTGGTGTCCTGGCTGGCCTCACCCGCCTGGCAGTCGCTGTTCGCGTACACCGTGGTCTGGTTCCTGCTGCTCGGCGGCGTGCGGCCGGCCTTCGAGCTCCAGTCCAAGCGGCGTCACGGCGGTGCGCCGGACTCGGACGCGGACCAGCTGTCACGGCTGACGGACGTGCCGGCCGCGCTCTGGCTCTTCCTCTTCCACGCGGTGTCGCTCTGCTCGCTGATCGGCGGCGGGCGCTGGCTGCTCGGCATGTGAGGCATACGGGGCCTCGGCGGAGCCCGCTGGGCGGGAGGCCGTCGGGCGAAGGCCGTTGAGACCGACCGGCAATCGGGGGGTGGGAGAAGGAGCGGGGCTGGGTGCGTGCAGCTGCAAGGCGGAGGATCGAGGCAACGCGATGGGGTCTCCCCTGCTCGAGCGAAGCCGAGAGCTCGGGGAAGTTGTTGATCGACGACAACGCCGCAGATGTGCGTGCCCAGCCCCGCGGCGCCACCCCCCGATTGCCGGTCGGTCTAAAGTGAGATCCATGACCGAAAGCTCCGTGCACCCCGCTCTCTGGCCCGCCCCGCATGCGACCGGGGCGGTCGACGCGACCGTCACCGTGCCCGGATCGAAGTCGGTCACCAACCGCGCGCTGGTCCTCGCCGCCCTCGCCGCCGAGCCCGGCTGGCTGCGCCGCCCGCTGCGTTCCCGCGACACCCTGCTGATGGCCGAGGCGCTGCGCTCGATGGGCGTGGGCATCGAGGAGGGCGTGGGCCCGGACGGCTCCGGCGAGGCCTGGCGGGTCATCCCGGCCCGGCTGCACGGCCCGACCACGGTCGACGTCGGCAACGCCGGTACGGTCATGCGCTTCCTCCCGCCGGTCGCCACCCTCGCCGACGGCCCGGTCCGCTTCGACGGCGACCCGCGTTCGTACGAGCGCCCGCTGACCGGCGTGATCGACGGGCTGCGGGTGCTCGGCGCCCGGATCGACGACGAGGGGCGCGGCTCGCTGCCGATGACCGTGCACGGCAGCGGTGCGCTGGACGGCGGTCCGGTGGCGATCGACGCCTCCTCGTCCTCCCAGTTCGTCTCGGCACTGCTGCTGTCCGCGCCGCGCTTCAACCAGGGGGTGGAGGTGCGTCACACCGGCGCCCGGCTCCCCTCCATGCCGCACATCCGGATGACCGTCGACATGCTGCGGGCGGTCGGCGCACAGGTCGACGAGCCGGAGACGGGCGGCGAGCCGAACGTCTGGCGGGTCTCCCCCTCCGCCCTGCTCGGCCGTGATCTGACCATCGAGCCCGACCTCTCCAACGCCCAGCCGTTCCTCGCGGCCGCGCTGGTCACCGGCGGCCGGGTCACGATCCCCGACTGGCCCGAGCACACCACCCAGCCGGGCGATGCGCTGCGGGAGATCTTCACCGCGATGGGCGGCAGCTGCGAGCTGACCGAGCACGGTCTCACCTTCACCGGTTCGGGCCGGATCCACGGCATCGACGTCGACCTCGGCGAGGTCGGCGAGCTCACCCCGGGCATCGCGGCGGTCGCGGCCCTGGCCGACTCGCCCTCCACCCTGAGCGGCGTCGCCCATCTGCGGCTGCACGAGACGGACCGGCTGGCCGCGCTCACCAAGGAGATCAACGAACTGGGCGGCGATGTCACCGAGACCGCCGACGGCCTCCACATCCGGCCCCGCCCGCTGCGCGGCGGTACGTTCCATACCTACGACGACCACCGGATGGCGACCGCGGGGTCGATCATCGGCCTTGCCGTCCCCGGAGTGGAGATCGAGAACGTGGCGACGACCGCCAAGACCCTGCCGGACTTCCCGCAGATGTGGACCGGAATGCTCGGGGCCTGAGACATGCGCCGCTACGGCAAGAACCCCGACGAGGACGACATCCGGGTCCGCCCCAACCGCAAGGGCAACCGGCCCCGTACTCACATCCGCCCGAAGCACGAGGACGCCGAGGAGGGCATGGTCCTCACCGTCGACCGGGGCCGCCTCACCTGCCTCGTCGACGGCCGTACGGTCATGGCGATGAAGGCCCGTGAGCTGGGCCGGAAGGCCGCCGTGGTGGGCGACACCGTCTCCATCGTCGGCGATCTCTCCGGCGACAAGGACACCCTCGCCCGCATCGTCCGCATCGGTGAGCGCCGCTCGGTGCTGCGCCGGACCGCGGACGACGACGATCCGTACGAGCGGGTGGTCGTCGCCAACGCCGACCAGCTGGCGATCGTCACCGCCCTGGCCGATCCGGAACCCCGGCCGCGGATGATCGACCGCTGCCTGGTCGCCGCGTACGACGGTGGGCTCTCGCCGCTGCTGGTCCTCACCAAGTCCGACCTGGCCTCCCCGGACAAGCTGCTGGAGGCGTACACGCCGCTGGGCGTCCCGTTCATCGTGACCAGCCGCGAGGAGCTGGAGAACGGCGACGCGGCCGAGCGGGTCCGCGAGCAGCTGCACGACCGGGTCACCGCCTTCGTCGGGCATTCCGGCGTCGGCAAGACCACGCTGGTCAACGCGCTGGTGCCGAAGGACCGGCGGCGTACGACGGGAGTGGTCAACGCGGTCACCGGGCGCGGCCGGCACACCACCACCTCGGCGCTGGCGCTGCCGCTGCCCGACTACCGGGGCTGGGTGATCGACACCCCCGGCGTGCGCTCCTTCGGGCTCAACCACATCGACCCGTCCCGGGTGATCCACGCGTTCCCGGACCTGGAGCCCGGCACCGAGGAGTGCCCGCGCGGCTGCACCCACGACAGCCGTGAACCGGAATGCGCCCTGGCCGCCTGGGTCGCGGACGGCCACGCCGATCCGGCCCGGCTGGACTCGCTGCACCGGCTGCTGTCCACCCGGGAACGGCGCGAGGGCGACTGACCGGGGCACGTTTGCGATCCGCCGTCACCGGTAAGTGCATAATCGTATTCAATATGGCAAGGCGGTCACCGACGCGGGAGGGCACTGACGATGGCGTGGCTGCTGGTCGTGGTCGCAGGACTTCTGGAGACCGGCTTCGCCGTCTGTCTGAAACTCTCGCACGGCTTCACCCGGCTCTGGCCGACCGTCGCGTTCTGTGTCTTCGCCCTCGGCAGCTTCGGTCTGCTGACGATGTCGCTGAAGAAACTCGACGTGGGCCCCGCCTACGCGGTGTGGACCGGCATCGGCGCGGCGGGCACCGCGATCTACGGCATGGTCTTCCTCGACGACGTGGTCTCCACGCTCAAGCTGGTCTCGATCTCCCTGGTGATCGTCGGGGTGATCGGTCTCCAACTCTCGGGCTCGTCCCACTGACCGCGTCCGGCGCCCGCGCCACCACGTGGCGCACCAGCGGTGCCGGCTCTTCCCCGGCCCCCGGCGGGGCGGGCACCAGTGCGTAGCTCAGGGCGAGCCGCAGCACGATCTCGCAGGTCGCGGCCAATTCCTCCCGGTCTCGCGGTGGCCCTTCCCCGTCGAGTGCGGCCACCGCGCGTTCACCGGCCCGGCGGAGCAGTTCGGTGGGGGCCGGCGGTCCGGGACCGGCGCCGCGCGGGCCGGGCAGCGGGGACGCGTACCCGGCCGGCAGGGATCCGGGGCGGGGTAACCGCTCACTCCAGCAGCCGGTGAGCAAGGCCTTGACCACCGCGTTCGCGCGTACGGCCCGGACGGTCCAGGCGGCGGTGGCGGCCAGTCTGTCCGCCGTGCCGCCGGCCGATCCCAGCGCCTGCTCGACCCCGGCCAGATAGCCGTCGGCGGCCTCCCGCACCAGGGCACGGGCCAGGCCGTCCTTGCCGCCGAACTCGTTGTGGAGGGTCTGCCGGGAGACGCCCGCGGCGGCTGCCACGTCGACCATGCGCACCGACGTCCAGGGCAGGGTGGCCAGCGCCGAGAGGGCGGCGTCCAGCAGTACTTCCCGCGCTGTGGGCATCGTCGCCTCCCGCGCCGAGGGCTCCGCGACCCAGCGTCGGCTCGCTCCCCGGGACTGTCAATGGCCCGCGCGGCTGTCGACGGTCGGCGCGGCTCCGGGGA
Coding sequences within it:
- a CDS encoding alpha/beta hydrolase family protein: MGHVSTTDTGRRAETIDTDAGPARITWFPATGTTKAGRARLVLALGHGAGGGIEARDLQALAAALPAHGVTVALVEQPWRVAGKRLAPAPKTLDTGWRGLWPALTAPGLPVVAGGRSAGARVACRTAAELGAHAVLALSFPLHPPGKPEKSRADELLGSGVPTFVVQGGHDPFGRPAEFPPGEYELAEVPYADHGFSVPKKADLGQDEAMGILTAAVTGWLSALV
- a CDS encoding SOS response-associated peptidase, producing MCGRYSASRRPEDLTGLFQVEKWEPAEALAPDWNVAPTKEVYAVLERPLKDADDQRPVRQMRALKWGLVPSWAKSPEGAARMINARAETVHEKPSFRRPFVSRRCILPADGYYEWVTGADERQLEEKEKKKRPRKQPYFVTPADGSVFAMAGLYEFWRDRTLPDDHPMAWWATCTVITTEAETTPLAVAPADGPATLADIHPRMPLMLTPDRWDDWLDPSRTDVEELKALLAPPPGGLMRAYPVATAVSNVRNNGPELLEELAAPEVGTLF
- a CDS encoding M50 family metallopeptidase — protein: MDSTELGNLWDRVFGTQPAPEQWLVVVTGTLALIAVVPNPIWRLTRNAITIAHEGGHGLIALLTGRQLSGIRLHSDTSGLTVSRGKPTGIGMILTAAAGYTAPPLLGLGGAWLLVDGRITLLLWVATALLAVMLVMIRNVYGALTVILTGSAFLLVSWLASPAWQSLFAYTVVWFLLLGGVRPAFELQSKRRHGGAPDSDADQLSRLTDVPAALWLFLFHAVSLCSLIGGGRWLLGM
- the aroA gene encoding 3-phosphoshikimate 1-carboxyvinyltransferase, whose protein sequence is MTESSVHPALWPAPHATGAVDATVTVPGSKSVTNRALVLAALAAEPGWLRRPLRSRDTLLMAEALRSMGVGIEEGVGPDGSGEAWRVIPARLHGPTTVDVGNAGTVMRFLPPVATLADGPVRFDGDPRSYERPLTGVIDGLRVLGARIDDEGRGSLPMTVHGSGALDGGPVAIDASSSSQFVSALLLSAPRFNQGVEVRHTGARLPSMPHIRMTVDMLRAVGAQVDEPETGGEPNVWRVSPSALLGRDLTIEPDLSNAQPFLAAALVTGGRVTIPDWPEHTTQPGDALREIFTAMGGSCELTEHGLTFTGSGRIHGIDVDLGEVGELTPGIAAVAALADSPSTLSGVAHLRLHETDRLAALTKEINELGGDVTETADGLHIRPRPLRGGTFHTYDDHRMATAGSIIGLAVPGVEIENVATTAKTLPDFPQMWTGMLGA
- the rsgA gene encoding ribosome small subunit-dependent GTPase A, encoding MRRYGKNPDEDDIRVRPNRKGNRPRTHIRPKHEDAEEGMVLTVDRGRLTCLVDGRTVMAMKARELGRKAAVVGDTVSIVGDLSGDKDTLARIVRIGERRSVLRRTADDDDPYERVVVANADQLAIVTALADPEPRPRMIDRCLVAAYDGGLSPLLVLTKSDLASPDKLLEAYTPLGVPFIVTSREELENGDAAERVREQLHDRVTAFVGHSGVGKTTLVNALVPKDRRRTTGVVNAVTGRGRHTTTSALALPLPDYRGWVIDTPGVRSFGLNHIDPSRVIHAFPDLEPGTEECPRGCTHDSREPECALAAWVADGHADPARLDSLHRLLSTRERREGD
- a CDS encoding DMT family transporter; translated protein: MAWLLVVVAGLLETGFAVCLKLSHGFTRLWPTVAFCVFALGSFGLLTMSLKKLDVGPAYAVWTGIGAAGTAIYGMVFLDDVVSTLKLVSISLVIVGVIGLQLSGSSH
- a CDS encoding TetR/AcrR family transcriptional regulator, which translates into the protein MPTAREVLLDAALSALATLPWTSVRMVDVAAAAGVSRQTLHNEFGGKDGLARALVREAADGYLAGVEQALGSAGGTADRLAATAAWTVRAVRANAVVKALLTGCWSERLPRPGSLPAGYASPLPGPRGAGPGPPAPTELLRRAGERAVAALDGEGPPRDREELAATCEIVLRLALSYALVPAPPGAGEEPAPLVRHVVARAPDAVSGTSPRVGDRSPRRSPGRSRPA